The genomic window GATCCGTTACGCTCTCGGGTTCTCTAACTCGGGTCTGGGTTTCCGGGTCGTGGGTACGTTATTCGGTAACCGTCGTGGACACGTGTACTTCGCCGTACAAGATGACCCGACTCGTTTACCTGCGGTGTTGATCCAGTTACCGACTCCAACGAGCGTTCTTGTCCGTGAAATGGCTTCAGGGCTAGTGAGAATCGCGCTCGAAACGGCTGCGTATAAGAcagattcaaagaagaagcttttagAAGAGTCCACGTGGAGAACGTATTGTAACGGTAAAAAATGTGGTTACGCGGCGAGGAAAGAGTGTGGAGAAGCGGAGTGGAAGGTGTTGAAGGCGGTTGGGCCTATAACAATGGGTGCTGGAGTTTTACCGGCGACTACGACGACGGTGGATGAAGAAGGGAATGGAGCGGTTGGGTCCGAAAAAGGTGAACTCATGTATATGAGAGCCCGGTTCGAGCGGGTTGTCGGGTCGAGAGACTCGGAGGCGTTTTACATGATGAACCCTGATGTGTCAAGTGGTGGACCTGAGCTTAGTGTGTATTTTCTAAGGGTTTAATGcgaaaaaaagataagattaGTATATGATTAAGAAGGTATTATATGaccattttagtttttaagaatgtgttttggtttttggcttttgtttAGATGATGTTCAACGTATAATATTGGAAGTATCTTAATGATGTTCCAAAAGATTAGTGATTAAAAAGTGAATGCTTTATCTGGAAGCAATGTACTATGATGAATCCAtatttctttaactttttctttgtgataaATCGGAGTTATTGGCTTAATGCTATTATGCAAATgtggtttacattttttaactGTTACTCTTCTTTGATGTTTGCATTTTAGAGGATGGCTTGAATTCTCATGCCTAATGATAAAAtcgttaaatattttttttggaaattagaAAAGCCAATAGGCGAAAGTGTAATTACTGTATATCCTTAAACTCATTAATTGGATCAACGAAAATGTAGATAAGCACAACCTTTCATTAATGACTCccacaaaaaagtttttagtttgttcCAACAGTATAGAGGTAGGCCTCATCTAAGTCAGCATGAAACACCAAACTTACTCTCCACCATCAAGCTCCGAGTAAATAACAGTACAAGATACTATGACTTTAGTCGTAATTAACAacctaaaacaaaaagtttcttgtttatgttGCTGATTTGGATTATTTGTTCAGCTCCGTTAGAGTAGAAAGggaaacaaacaatcaagtgtcgttagctcaattggtaaagatcTAGGCGAAGTTTAAAGGTCGCCGGTTCGAATGACGCTTGagacgaaactaatattacatgttgtGGTTTCGGGCCTGGGAGGATTACGGGTTTCGGCCCAGAGCCtcttaatatttaaaaaaaaagaaagaaaaaaaagaaaaaagaagggaAACAAACATCTCTTGACAAATAGTAAGGCAAAGCAATATTTAGTCTTCAAAcgaaaattttgtttgctcTTCATGTTATAGAGTGTGAGGTATTTATGTGCTTAGTTCTTGAGATGATCTGatggattttaaaaacttaaaaagacAGAAATTTCGAGTTCTGGCGGGATCCATCTGGCAAAACTTGACTATCAAGCAAAAGCTCTTCTAGAGATTTGGAGTGgcaaagaagaataaaggaGGAACATTAACAACGGAAAAACATTGGTcaattatagaaaattaacaaCGAAATTAAAGAGACCAAAAGTCAATATCACACTTGAGAAAACGGAAACAAATCATTCATCAAATCatatgaaaaaggaaaaagaaaaaagaaacaacacagCGAAACACAAAGctagggttttaaaaaaaactagggCTTTGGATCTTCGTGTTTTGTGTCAGCCTCAAAAGCCCAAGCGTTCTCCTTGCGaatcgcttcttcttcttcttcatgtgtGAAATCATTCTCGATATTAAAGAGTTCTCGAACTTCCTCTGGCGTCTTATCTTTGATGTAATCTGCAACAGTCTGGCAAGTGAGACCAAGAAGACCTTCGACGTTGAGATAGTTAGCAGCGAGAATGAGCTTGAAGATTGTTTCcatatcaatatttttcatgaACTCTGCGTCCCAAGCATCGAGATTCTGCTTCGCCTCCTCAGAtgcatcatctccttcttcagtTGATTCAGGAACCGGCCCGCCACATCATcgggcttcttcttcttcggctCCTCAGATGCATCATCATCGACCACATCGTCGACGTGTTTCTTGCAATACTCGAGAACGATGGAGAGAATATTTCCTGTAACGTTTTGAAGAGGGATTTCGTTAATAACACAGTCGTCTTCGAGCAGGTGCTTTACGATCTGCAGTTTTCGTGCCACCACTTCCTCAACTTGGAAAGACTCGCCATCGGAACTAGTCAACACAATCTTGTTAGAAGacattttgtttgctttgtgtgttaaacgaaaaaataagtttttgcttttattttttgtgcaGAGAAATTTGATGAGAGATTgttgaatgaaaaataaaagagtcgATGAAtgtgtttatctatagaaatCCTAAGAGTCGGTCAATTTgtgttttccttttccaatTAGAATTAGGTTTCatgttgtttcctttttctcaaGGAAATAAGGAAAATAACGCAAATTCTAACTTAACTAGTTTGTTGGGATTAACCCCTTTTATTGGATCcgcaaaagagaaagatatttatttgtaaaattttatatttatatatctatataaaatatcaaatttatatcttGGAAACTTATAAAgtatttatttgtataaaaatatttttatgtttaaatataaGATCAATCCATAATACTCATATAAGTTCTATGCAATGACGATTGTAACAAgctaaaaattataaatcacaAGATATGTACCATCCATTTTGATCCAAAAGAGTCAATGTACTAATTCATGCTTTGTTTCTTCCCTGTAAAGCTATTTGTAGCAGACTCCAACATGATTACGTATATGTTTTGGTCCTCATGTGTTGTTCATTGCTTTGGTTCTCATGTGTTGTTCATTGCTTTGGTTGATAAAGATTACATAAATGTTTTGGTGTTTCAGATCCCTGAAATCATCAGAAGGTTTGATGAGAAGCGTTTCACTTTGAAGGGTAACTGATTCCAAACTTGCTTCTagtgatttgattatttgattttgagtcAACTGATGAGTGAGGATGTAGAGTACATgcatgaagatgatgagtgTTGAGCGAGATTTGGCTGAGAAGCTCACTACGAGGAGCTGTCTGGTGaattctttgaatttttattattattaggcCAAACTTAAAGAAGCCCATCTCATACGAATAGACGCAGGCCGCAAATGGGCTCATGCAGTTCACTTATGCAATCCCAATGGATCTATATTACTGCTGAGAGATTTCTACAATTCGCAAATTCCATAGCTTGTGAATAGAAATTGTCTTGTTCAttatcaatttgaatttttgttccCATAACAAATAATGAAAGATATAGTCTATATACATACGTATAACGTTCCAACCGAGATATTACAAATGTGAATGAACTCATTAAATACAACTTTAAGAATCTTTTCGAAATACAATTTCATGTAATTGTCAAAAAATTTTTGAAGCAAATCCTAAGAGATTgaaattaaaccaaaagaaaaaaaaaacagttagtGTTTGAGATTATTCACCACAGAATTATGTCTCATGGAAGGTCCCGAAGGTGGTACAAGTACCCTTTTAGAAAATGAATGGAACACACGACCTTTGAATGTAAAACCCCCAATGATCTCTTGTCTTGATCTTGTTTGAACTATTTCCGTTTCAGAAAGCTTAATCGGTCCGATCCTTGCCGTGGCGTTGTATGAACCAAAAATCAAGAGGAAAACAATATAAAGAGTCATAAACATGGTTTTATGAGAAAGATTCATATAATGttcggagaaagaagaagaataaggaGGAGGAGACACTAATTTAGCTATTAGCTAgggttttataaattttggattttaagaaGGCGGTTTAAGTTTTGAGATGTATATATGagcgtgtatatatatgatatatcatgTATGAAAGTATGCACATTCTTGTATGATTGGTCAaacaagaaaagcaaaagaaaaataaagaagtgAAGCGCAAGTAATGGAATGTTAGTATTTTGTGATAATATTAAAAGGTCAACGATACTACGATAGTGAATAAAAGACTTGAAATGCCGCGTTGGACGATGGTGTACGTACGTGTGATTACCTCTAGTTGTCtgtcaaaatttaattatcaaaCATTATTGGTATTATATtgtgtaaaatataatttcatcatcaattatgtgtgtaaaatttaaatttttgtaagagAATCACGTTGTTGTAGActttgtatattatatacacattatgtgtgaacaaaagaacaatgCGTACGTGATTGTTTAGTCCAAAGTTAGGTGCCAATGACTATCAAATCATTTGGTCTTcgattttgaaagaaaagtaaattctattttcctttttcttgtaGCTTTTTAACATGATCTCTTGAGAAGGACTTGCGTAAATAGTTTGAAGCTAACCACCATGTATAGTCCATAGGCCAAataaacaagttttgtttaaagaaattatttcCGTTATTAGGGGTTACCaaacaattaatttatcatatttaataGTTAATTATTCACCTGCAAATTATTTGTGGCAcctaatatttaaattatttatcagCACATAATTTTGTTCTGTTATAACAACTAACATAACATTTCGTCCAACAAAAATCTCTTTTCATAGGttaatgtgtttatatattcatGTGACAACTTTCACGGAGTAGACGTAAATGTCAAACCATGCACACGCATGATCCGTTGGATTTTGATCGTCCACTGGAGACAGATATTCGTCTGGACCACTAGATTTCTGAGATTTTAATATGTTTGCATAATTATAGGTAATAACATATGATTTCTTCAGAATTATTCTAGAAATTTTAAAGTAGTCTATACTTATACTCTAGCACCAgagtttcattttataaaatgcCAATAATCTATTTGAAACGTGTAATGCTTTTGACCATTTATTAAGATTTGTGTTGGTACTAGTGGACAAATTTTAAGTTTACTTACTCAagatttataacaaaatatacaaatttaaatattgtgTTAATCAATCATGATACAaccataattaataataatcatgTGCATGAATGCAATGGCAAGGACTTCTTTTCAGTTGATacaattttttagtttatttactcaagatttataacaaaatatacatatttaaaaattgtgtTAATCAATCATGATACTCAACAATAATCAAGTGCATGAATGCAATGGCAAGGGCCAAGGACCAATAAATCAAAAacgaataaaagaaaaaaaccatcCCCATTTAGGAGTACCAAATAAGAGCATAGagaccaagaagaagaagaagaaagaatacGTATGTGGCCCATGGGGTGTATCtacatttatattataaaagaatTGAAGTACAATTACAATTGATAAATCCGTTGCTTAAACCAAGCATGAAATGTAAACGCAAAAAGAGCCTTGGTGGTTACATGGTTAGGCTACATTGGCTAACAATGGAGGAACAAAGCTCGATCCTTTAAGAGTCTGCTCAAATATGTGACCCACTTTCAGCAATTTCTCCTAAAACCAATCAACAAATCATCATGTGAATCTTAATCTAATCTTTTAGAGTAAGCAAAGAGACAGAGTTTATAACAAACCTCATCAAACGCTGCTCCGATCATTTGAAGACCAACAGGAAGACCCGAGGGACCACCTTCGACTAATCCACAAGGTAATACCATTGCAGGAAGTCCGGCAAGATTCACATTGACCTGCAACAAACCTCATATGATACAAACTATGTTTCGTGTAACAACGattaaatagagaaagaaactaCGAAAGATTTTTACCGTCATAATGTCTCCAGCATACATTGCCAGTGGatcatctttcttttcaccAATCTTGTATGCAGCAGATGGAGCTGCCGGAGAAATAAGGATATCGTTCTGTTCTAACGCTGCTTTGAAGTCTTTTCGAATTAGTGTCCTCACCTGTATtaacaaccaaacaaaaagagcaTACATTTATCTATCAAAACAGGTTCTATTTCTATTGACTGCATTTGAAGATGCGGCTTACCTGTTGAGCTCGCTTGTAGTAAGCATCGTAGTAACCCGCAGAAAGTGCATATGTCCCCATTAAAATTCTCATTTTCAccttgaaatcaaaattgtcaTTGATTATAATCAAGCATTTGTTGATTAAATCAGATGGAGTAAATTCTGAAATCATACCTCTCCTCCAAATCCTTCTCCACGGGAACATTCATACAGCTTATTGAGTTCTTCAGCCATAACTTGATTACCATATCTTCATTTCCAATACAAGAAACAATATCATTTTCTATATCCATGATGCACTCATATTGTGAGTCAAGTCATAATACCGAGATTACCTGACACCATCATAACGTGATAAATTCGAAGATGACTCCGATGAGGCAATAACGTAGTAAGCTGGTAGTCCAAGAGAGAATGAAGGAAGGGAGACCTGTAAATTTTGGCAACAAATCTCAGAATTTTTacacaaaaacgaaaaagaaaaactgagaCAAAGGGAAAAGTGAAAATAACCTCTGTCAATATACAACCCAATGCTTCTAAGTGAGACGCAGCTTCCTGAGTAGCAGATCTCACTCCAGAATCAACACCGTCTTCAAGTGTCTCGCGAATTATACCAACTTTCACTCCATTCAATGGTTTAGACTCAAAATGATCCACAGATAGAAACTGAGACTGGAACTCAGGCACATCCTGAACAAAGAGAaatatgtttctgttttcaaagaaaacatcTTTCGTTCATTACAATGCAGGAAACCAACTACAACAAGAGACCTTACTTGTTTGCTACTCGTGGAGTCAAACCTATCATACCCCGAAATAGCATGAAGAAGCATCCCAGCATCAGCAACCGTAGACCCAAAACACCCAATCACATCCAACGAAGACGCATAAGCCATAAGCCCAAACCTAGAAACACGCCCATAAGTCGGCTTAAGACCTACAACACCACAAAACGAAGCTGGCTGTCTCACACTTCCACCAGTATCACTACCAAGTGACACCATACACTGCCTTGCTGCAACAGCTGCTGCTGATCCTCCCGATGAACCTCCCGGTACACGACTCAAATCCCACGGATTCGCAGTTACctttaaaccaaaaccaaaccccaAGATTCAATCCCTATACCATCACAAGCTCCCCAATAAGACCATAAATAAAGGCTCCAACTTTATTAACATTGCTGAATCATTCAATCCTAAACCATCATCACAAGTCTCCCTAACAAAACCATATTCATCTATCTAAACATGCTCCAAATTTATTAACAATCATCACAAGATTCATAAGACAAACCTGAAAAGCAGAAGCTTCAGTGGTACTTCCCATTCCAAACTCATCCATATTAGTCTTACCAACAACAATCCCACCCAACTCTTTAATCTTCTTAACCGCCGTCGCATCGAACGGTGGACGATAATGCTCTAAGATTCTCGAAGCAGCAGTAGAAGGCATACCTTGAGTACATATATTATCCTTAACGCCGATCAAAACTCCGGCGAGAGGACCCAATTCCTCACCTTTAGCGATTCGTTGATCAATCTCTTGAGCATCTTTGAGAACATTCTCCGATACGTGAAGGAAGCATTTGAGCTGAGGTTCAGTGAGACGGATACGAGAAAGGTAAGATTTTGCGATTTCGACAGCTGTGGTTTCGCCGGAGAGGAGTGAACGACGAGTGGTGAGAATTTGAGATTGTGGTGGAGAGATAACGGAAGTGTCGATGGTCTTCGAAGAAGCTGCGGAGACGATGGTTTTAGATATTTGGAACCGGCGTAGAGGGAGGAGTGATAGAGAACGCGGCGGTTGCAATGTCGATAACATTGCTTGAAGTTTCGAATTTGAATCACTGAATCATCAAATTGGGAAGATAGTGAGTTTAAACTGAAATTGGGTAGTAGAGTAATAAGACAAA from Arabidopsis thaliana chromosome 3, partial sequence includes these protein-coding regions:
- the SK15 gene encoding SKP1-like 15 (SKP1-like 15 (SK15); FUNCTIONS IN: ubiquitin-protein ligase activity; INVOLVED IN: ubiquitin-dependent protein catabolic process; LOCATED IN: SCF ubiquitin ligase complex; EXPRESSED IN: 6 plant structures; CONTAINS InterPro DOMAIN/s: E3 ubiquitin ligase, SCF complex, Skp subunit (InterPro:IPR016897), SKP1 component, dimerisation (InterPro:IPR016072), SKP1 component (InterPro:IPR001232), BTB/POZ fold (InterPro:IPR011333), SKP1 component, POZ (InterPro:IPR016073); BEST Arabidopsis thaliana protein match is: SKP1-like 19 (TAIR:AT2G03160.1); Has 1427 Blast hits to 1423 proteins in 267 species: Archae - 0; Bacteria - 0; Metazoa - 537; Fungi - 176; Plants - 536; Viruses - 11; Other Eukaryotes - 167 (source: NCBI BLink).), producing the protein MSSNKIVLTSSDGESFQVEEVVARKLQIVKHLLEDDCVINEIPLQNVTGNILSIVLEYCKKHVDDVVDDDASEEPKKKKPDDEAKQNLDAWDAEFMKNIDMETIFKLILAANYLNVEGLLGLTCQTVADYIKDKTPEEVRELFNIENDFTHEEEEEAIRKENAWAFEADTKHEDPKP
- a CDS encoding Amidase family protein (Amidase family protein; FUNCTIONS IN: glutaminyl-tRNA synthase (glutamine-hydrolyzing) activity, carbon-nitrogen ligase activity, with glutamine as amido-N-donor; INVOLVED IN: translation; LOCATED IN: chloroplast, chloroplast stroma; EXPRESSED IN: 23 plant structures; EXPRESSED DURING: 14 growth stages; CONTAINS InterPro DOMAIN/s: Amidase, conserved site (InterPro:IPR020556), Amidase (InterPro:IPR000120), Glutamyl-tRNA(Gln) amidotransferase A subunit (InterPro:IPR004412); BEST Arabidopsis thaliana protein match is: fatty acid amide hydrolase (TAIR:AT5G64440.1); Has 20819 Blast hits to 20789 proteins in 2485 species: Archae - 270; Bacteria - 10912; Metazoa - 560; Fungi - 1426; Plants - 399; Viruses - 0; Other Eukaryotes - 7252 (source: NCBI BLink).), producing MLSTLQPPRSLSLLPLRRFQISKTIVSAASSKTIDTSVISPPQSQILTTRRSLLSGETTAVEIAKSYLSRIRLTEPQLKCFLHVSENVLKDAQEIDQRIAKGEELGPLAGVLIGVKDNICTQGMPSTAASRILEHYRPPFDATAVKKIKELGGIVVGKTNMDEFGMGSTTEASAFQVTANPWDLSRVPGGSSGGSAAAVAARQCMVSLGSDTGGSVRQPASFCGVVGLKPTYGRVSRFGLMAYASSLDVIGCFGSTVADAGMLLHAISGYDRFDSTSSKQDVPEFQSQFLSVDHFESKPLNGVKVGIIRETLEDGVDSGVRSATQEAASHLEALGCILTEVSLPSFSLGLPAYYVIASSESSSNLSRYDGVRYGNQVMAEELNKLYECSRGEGFGGEVKMRILMGTYALSAGYYDAYYKRAQQVRTLIRKDFKAALEQNDILISPAAPSAAYKIGEKKDDPLAMYAGDIMTVNVNLAGLPAMVLPCGLVEGGPSGLPVGLQMIGAAFDEEKLLKVGHIFEQTLKGSSFVPPLLANVA
- a CDS encoding MIZU-KUSSEI-like protein (Protein of unknown function, DUF617) (Protein of unknown function, DUF617; CONTAINS InterPro DOMAIN/s: Protein of unknown function DUF617, plant (InterPro:IPR006460); BEST Arabidopsis thaliana protein match is: Protein of unknown function, DUF617 (TAIR:AT5G23100.1); Has 258 Blast hits to 256 proteins in 14 species: Archae - 0; Bacteria - 0; Metazoa - 0; Fungi - 0; Plants - 258; Viruses - 0; Other Eukaryotes - 0 (source: NCBI BLink).), whose protein sequence is MKSILANTSLDSSFSLSKRYFNWKKKKVQEDDDEEEEEEEDDYNHNEKKVLTRFNFSSDPTRPDQFNAQQIMKKKKKKTLEKIRYALGFSNSGLGFRVVGTLFGNRRGHVYFAVQDDPTRLPAVLIQLPTPTSVLVREMASGLVRIALETAAYKTDSKKKLLEESTWRTYCNGKKCGYAARKECGEAEWKVLKAVGPITMGAGVLPATTTTVDEEGNGAVGSEKGELMYMRARFERVVGSRDSEAFYMMNPDVSSGGPELSVYFLRV
- the IDL1 gene encoding inflorescence deficient in abscission (IDA)-like 1 (inflorescence deficient in abscission (IDA)-like 1 (IDL1); FUNCTIONS IN: molecular_function unknown; INVOLVED IN: floral organ abscission; LOCATED IN: endomembrane system; EXPRESSED IN: 9 plant structures; EXPRESSED DURING: 4 anthesis, petal differentiation and expansion stage; Has 9 Blast hits to 9 proteins in 2 species: Archae - 0; Bacteria - 0; Metazoa - 0; Fungi - 0; Plants - 9; Viruses - 0; Other Eukaryotes - 0 (source: NCBI BLink).); the protein is MNLSHKTMFMTLYIVFLLIFGSYNATARIGPIKLSETEIVQTRSRQEIIGGFTFKGRVFHSFSKRVLVPPSGPSMRHNSVVNNLKH